A genomic window from Solanum dulcamara chromosome 11, daSolDulc1.2, whole genome shotgun sequence includes:
- the LOC129872457 gene encoding exopolygalacturonase-like, translated as MSSKSCFEIAFLLGLIFVCTNAEDRVFNVHSYGAKADGITDDSKAFLNAWTDACKWNGKATIVIPLGVYMVYDAIFSGPCNALALTFEIRGDIKAPRDPKIYCKESWIKFQHINYVEIKGHGTLDGQGDCAWGKHECTPLPFTLGLYFINNSVVHGIHSLNSKGVHINVFACDNLKFRRVHIKAPGNSPNTDGIHIGHSTNIQVLDSNISTGDDCIAMIAGSKNINISGVTCGPGHGISVGSLGQLQTHEVVNQIHVQNCTFIATQNGVRIKTWASSNPGSATNITFEDITMIKAGNPIFIDQHYCPLGPCNQQESSVQIKDLTYKNIRGSSSSLAAVTFNCSASFPCKGIILNDINLEYHGPGGPAIELCAHAIGKATGKELPPSCLMSSFHS; from the exons ATGTCTTCAAAGTCCTGTTTTGAAATAGCCTTTTTATTAGGCCTTATTTTTGTGTGCACTAATGCTGAGGATAGGGTCTTCAATGTCCATTCCTATGGTGCTAAAGCAGATGGAATTACAGATGATAGTAAG GCATTTTTGAATGCTTGGACGGATGCATGCAAATGGAATGGAAAAGCCACAATTGTGATACCATTAGGGGTATATATGGTATATGATGCAATCTTTAGTGGACCATGCAATGCATTGGCCTTGACCTTTGAAATTAGAGGAGATATTAAAGCTCCAAGGGATCCTAAGATATACTGCAAAGAGTCTTGGATTAAATTTCAGCATATAAATTACGTAGAGATTAAAGGACATGGAACATTGGATGGACAAGGGGATTGTGCTTGGGGAAAGCATGAATGCACACCACTTCCTTTT ACACTTGGattatattttatcaataattcGGTTGTGCATGGAATACATTCACTCAATAGCAAGGGTGTACACATCAACGTCTTTGCGTGTGATAACTTGAAATTTAGGCGCGTTCACATTAAGGCTCCAGGTAACAGCCCTAACACCGACGGTATTCACATAGGCCACTCCACGAACATTCAAGTCTTGGATTCTAACATTTCCACCGGAGATGACTGTATAGCTATGATCGCAGGCAGCAAAAACATCAACATTTCAGGGGTAACTTGTGGCCCTGGACATGGAATAAGTGTCGGTAGCTTAGGGCAATTACAAACACATGAAGTTGTGAATCAAATACACGTTCAAAATTGCACTTTCATCGCTACTCAAAATGGGGTGAGAATTAAGACTTGGGCATCATCGAATCCGGGTAGCGCTACAAATATAACTTTTGAGGATATTACCATGATAAAAGCTGGGAATCCTATATTTATTGATCAACATTATTGTCCGTTGGGTCCTTGTAATCAACAG GAAAGCTCAGTGCAAATCAAAGATTTGACATACAAAAACATAAGGGGATCTTCAAGTTCACTAGCAGCAGTTACTTTCAATTGTAGCGCTTCATTTCCTTGTAAGGGAATCATCCTTAATGATATCAATTTGGAGTACCATGGCCCTGGTGGACCTGCGATAGAATTGTGTGCTCATGCCATTGGAAAAGCCACTGGCAAGGAATTGCCTCCAAGTTGTTTAATGTCGTCTTTTCATTCATGA